The nucleotide sequence CATCGTCTCACTGCGCTTCGGCAAGGTGGATGATGGGGTGATGCGGTATTCGTGAGGGGAACGGAAGCTCGCGGCCTGCGCTGCTGCGGCGAGGACATGTAACCCATCGCTCGAAAAGCTACCGATGAGGCGGGACGAACGTCGATGCGGTGCCGGTGTTCTCCCTCTCCCCGTTCTTCACGGGGAGAGGGTCGGGGTGAGGGGCCGCGGCACGGGCAGACCTAGTGAGTTGACGTGTGCCGCGCTGCTTCGGAGCGGATGTCTGATGCTGCACGCCTTGTTGGTGAGCAGAGCGCGCTCGTGACGCGCACCGCCCGTGTAGCTGCCCCTCACCCCGACCCTCTCCCCGTGAAGAACGGGGAGAGGGAGCAGAGCGGCGCTCGTGGCGAACGAACGGGCTACATCCTCGGTCGTCGACATCACCGCTCCGCCGCACCGCCGGTGCGCTCCCTCTCCCCGTTCTTCACGGGGAGAGGGTCGGGGTGAGGGGCGCCACACGGGCAGACTTAGTTGGTTGACCTGTAGCAGGCTGCTTCGGAGCAGCTAGCGGATGTTGCACACCCTCTTGGTGAGCAGAGCACGCTCCGAGCGCGCACCGCCCGTGTGGCTGCCCCTCACCCCAGCCCTCTCCCCGTGAAGAACGGGGAGAGGGAGCAGAGCGGCGCTCGTGGCGAACGAGCGGGCCACATCCCCGGCTGTCAACGCTCCACACTCACCGCTCCGCCGCCTCTCGCAACGGCGCCCGGCTGAGCTCGTTGCCGGCGGCGATCGCCTTCTGCATCAGGCGGACCAGCTCCTTTGCCTCGGCCTTGGTCAGGCCGCGCACCATCATCCGCTGCGCGGTCTCCACCGCCGGCGTGATCGCCTCCAATGTCCGCCGCCCCTCCGCGGTGATCGAGAGCTCCCGCGCGCGCCGGTCGCGCAGGCTGGCCTGGCGGACGACCAGTCCCTTCTGCGCCAGCCGGTCGATCACGCCGGTGATCGTGGTGCGGTCGTAGGCGATCAGTCCGGCCAGCGTGATCTGGTCGACGGCAGGGTTCGCCGCAATCGCCGCCAGGGCGGCGTACTGAACCGGCGTCAGGTCGAATCCGGCCGCCTCGACCTCGGCCAGGAACACCGCCACTGCGATCTGCTGAAACCGGCGCGCCAAGTGCCCCGGCATCTCCTGCATCTCGGCCAAATCCCATCTCCCTCGCTCGCTTGACAAGCATACTGATGATCAGCATACTGATCAATAAGGAACAGCGCGGGAGGGCGCCACATGCAATTCCACCTGAATGGATTCCAGCCGGGCGATCCCGAGATCGCGGACGCCGCCGAGCGCGTGGCGAGCCAAGGTGCGAGCGGCCCTTTGCCGACTGATGTCGACGTCCTCATCGTCGGCTGCGGCCCGGCGGGGCTCAACCTCGCTGCCCAGCTCGCAGCCTTTCCAGATATCA is from Bradyrhizobium sp. ORS 285 and encodes:
- a CDS encoding MarR family winged helix-turn-helix transcriptional regulator, whose translation is MPGHLARRFQQIAVAVFLAEVEAAGFDLTPVQYAALAAIAANPAVDQITLAGLIAYDRTTITGVIDRLAQKGLVVRQASLRDRRARELSITAEGRRTLEAITPAVETAQRMMVRGLTKAEAKELVRLMQKAIAAGNELSRAPLREAAER